TATGCTTTCCTTTACTACAGGTGCAAGCCAATCCATGTACAGCCCTGCTGGTCTCAATGGGGATCTGAATGTGACACTGTGGCCATTACAGGTAAAGAGATCAGAATGACTGTTGGAAAACCATCAGACACAGACTGCTGGTTTAGGTTTCCTAACATGAATCTTCTCCTGGGGAATAAATTCGTCCAGGCTATCTGGCTAGATAGAATAACTACTGATTAAATTGATTACCAGGAACATCTTTCTTTACTCTCCTGCCCACTTTCACTGGCAGACTCACATTTATTTATGCACTGTTGTGGACGAGGTACACCTACATTGCACATGGGCTAAACATGGGGTGAGTGTGACATCCACGTATTGGACCACAGTTATCAATTATGTGGACTGAAATTAATAATCATGTGGATGCGTACTGAACTGCAGAGGTTTGTTGGTAACTATCAATACTGTCATATTAAACTTAACAGGCTTCATTGTGTGGTATTTCAGAGCAATATTTGACAGTCACAGCTGCCTCCGATATGGTGAAGCTTGGCTATACTAGGTTAGGCTGTTGGgattgtttgtctttttgtcaTTTTGAGGACTAAGTgtactctcctctctctctctctagaatGGGGTTCTGCATTTCTGTGGCTTCCAGGTCCTGGCCCCGGAGATCTCTTACTCACCAGGATATTGCCCTCCTGAGGCCCGCACCCAAATACTGAACTCCTGGAGGAAGAGGCTGGAGGGGCTGTGGACAGAGAAGCCCCTGACCTTTACCCCCTGTGAGCTTTTCAACCTGTCCTTCCAGGGCGGCTTCATGCTCAAGGATGAGGTCCAGGCTGCCCAGGCTAAAAAGAAGTACGGCCTGACTGTTGGGCATCACTTGGGCAAACCCATCCCTCCGAACAACCAGATAAAGGCTGATGACTGAGACTGTCTGTACTGATAGCCAAAC
This DNA window, taken from Amia ocellicauda isolate fAmiCal2 chromosome 9, fAmiCal2.hap1, whole genome shotgun sequence, encodes the following:
- the LOC136759100 gene encoding NAD(P)H dehydrogenase [quinone] 1-like: MLAWQEGHLSPDIMEEQKKVKAADLIIFQFPMYWFSVPAIMKGWIDRVLTQGFAFTFQAMYNNGIFKEKKAMLSFTTGASQSMYSPAGLNGDLNVTLWPLQNGVLHFCGFQVLAPEISYSPGYCPPEARTQILNSWRKRLEGLWTEKPLTFTPCELFNLSFQGGFMLKDEVQAAQAKKKYGLTVGHHLGKPIPPNNQIKADD